In Notolabrus celidotus isolate fNotCel1 chromosome 22, fNotCel1.pri, whole genome shotgun sequence, one genomic interval encodes:
- the entpd5a gene encoding ectonucleoside triphosphate diphosphohydrolase 5 translates to MTTVSVKVSIICYDGVSCLFFTSTMAAPSLLLTVTVWLLSESLLTEATYYRHHRYVPHFYRYREHSANAENLLPEISNPAPAVTQPRVPTYPEIPEVFHPVPEVIHPIPEAFNPVPEVVYPAPEPFHRPLVHEPEPEASSPVNVSRVFFGIMFDAGSTGSRIHIYKFIQKDPVELPVLDNEMYHAVKPGLSAYKDNPEEGGNTIRQLLKIAKKTVPEDYWKRTPVVLKATAGLRMLPEDRAIAILKEVRDVFDESPFFVPNNSVSIMNGTNEGVLAWVTVNFLTGHLYSNTRRTVGILDLGGGSTQITFLPKSKKTVDSAPPTYIANFNLFQNTYQLYTHSYLGNGLYAARLATLGALGSDGLEWKIFTSSCLPKKFRQDVTFGGDTYKVSGIPDGYAGYKLCYYEVMRVIKGIVHQPYEVKGSSVFYAFSYYFDRAVDSGLIDESRGGAIEVRDFKKKAKEVCNKMTKYRAVSPFLCMDMTYITCLLKEGFGFKDSTVLQLAKKVNNVETSWALGATFDYFRNLNIH, encoded by the exons TTGTCTCTTCTTCACGAGTACAATGGCAGCTCCGAGCCTGCTCCTCACTGTAACCGTGTGGCTCCTCTCTGAGAGCCTCTTAACGGAGGCAACTTACTACCGGCACCACCGATACGTCCCCCACTTCTACCGGTACCGGGAGCACTCTGCCAACGCGGAAAACCTCCTCCCTGAGATCTCCAACCCGGCGCCTGCAGTCACGCAACCCCGCGTCCCGACCTACCCAGAGATCCCCGAGGTGTTCCATCCGGTGCCTGAGGTCATCCATCCCATCCCGGAGGCTTTCAACCCGGTGCCTGAAGTGGTGTACCCAGCACCTGAGCCCTTCCACCGGCCCCTGGTTCACGAGCCGGAGCCTGAAGCCTCATCCCCCGTCAACGTGAGCCGGGTTTTCTTCGGGATCATGTTTGACGCAGGGAGCACAGGCAGCAGGATCCACATCTACAAGTTCATCCAGAAAGATCCGG tcgAGCTGCCAGTTCTGGATAATGAAATGTACCACGCAGTGAAGCCTGGACTCTCCGCTTATAAGGACAACCCTGAGGAG GGCGGCAACACCATCCGACAGCTGCTTAAGATCGCAAAGAAGACAGTGCCAGAGGATTACTGGAAGAGGACCCCAGTGGTCCTGAAGGCCACAGCAGGTCTGCGTATGCTGCCCGAAGACAGAGCCATTGCTATTCTGAAGGAG GTGAGAGACGTGTTTGATGAGTCCCCTTTCTTTGTGCCAAACAACAGTGTTTCCATCATGAATGGAACAAATGAAG GAGTCCTCGCTTGGGTCACAGTGAACTTCCTTACAG GTCACTTGTACTCCAACACAAGGAGGACAGTGGGCATCCTGGATTTGGGTGGAGGGTCTACACAGATCACTTTTCTTCCCAAGTCAAAG AAAACAGTGGATTCTGCTCCCCCGACTTACATTGCCAATTTCAACCTCTTTCAAAATACATATCAGCTCTACACACACAG CTACCTTGGAAATGGCCTGTATGCAGCTCGACTTGCAACACTTGGAGCACTGGGATCTGATG GTCTTGAATGGAAGATTTTCACAAGTTCCTGCCTCCCGAAGAAGTTCAGACAAGATGTGACTTTTGGAGGAGACACCTACAAAGTTAGCGGGATTCCAGACG GCTATGCAGGCTATAAGCTGTGCTACTATGAAGTCATGAGGGTGATCAAAGGAATAGTGCACCAGCCGTATGAAGTGAAAGGCAGCAGCGTCTTCTACGCCTTCTCCTACTACTTCGACCGAGCTGTGGATTCTGGCCTCATAG ATGAGAGCCGAGGTGGTGCAATTGAAGTCAGGGATTTTAAGAAGAAAGCCAAGGAAG TGTGCAACAAAATGACCAAATACCGTGCAGTCAGCCCCTTCCTCTGCATGGATATGACATATATCACTTGTCTGCTAAAAGAGGGCTTTGGCTTTAAAGACAGCACTGTGCTGCAG CTGGCcaaaaaagtaaacaatgtGGAGACGAGCTGGGCCCTGGGAGCAACCTTTGACTACTTCAGAAACCTCAACATCCACTAA